In Methanocella paludicola SANAE, the sequence CGGCCGCCGTGGCTTATACTTTAAGGGCCGCCCTCTTTCCACGCTCGCCCAGCCTTCCTCTTCCAGCCTCTTCAGCACCTCATAGATCTTCGACCTGGGTATGTCCGCCTCTTTCGCGATATCGCCTGGCGACGACGGGCCCATGGCGACGAGCGCGGCATAAGCCTTAGAGCCATAATATGTCAAACCCATACGCTGAAGAGTAGAGAGCACTTTCTCATCGAGAAGCATAATATGATTTCACCATATTACCTGATAAAAGTTACACTATCGTTAAATAGGTTCGTGGATATACGTAATTTAATCGGAACAAGGTGACACTATGGAAGGGAAAGAGCAAAAGAAAGTCGTATTGCTGCTGGACGGCCTGAGCTGCCCGGACTGCGCCGCCAAGATCGGCGCCGTGCTCAAGAACAGTAAGGGGGTTTCAGGCGTTGAGGTCCTTTACATGGCGAGCAAGGTCAAGGTGGACTACGACCCGGCCGTCACGAACGTCGAGAACTTTGTCAGCCTGATCGAGAAACTTGGCTATGGAGTGAAAAGCACTAAGCCTCTGAACTGATAGCTTATGGCTTTCAACCTTAAGAAGTTTTACCGGAAGAATTCAAAGCTCATCATCACGGTAGCCTCGGGTATCTTGCTTATCCTGGCTTTTATTGCTGGCGAGCTGAAGTACACGGACGTCAGTAATGCCCTGTGGATACTGGCCGCCATAGTGGGCGGCTACGAGATCGCTAAAAGCGCCATCACGCAGCTACGGTATAAAGTGCTGGGTATCCAGGCGCTCGTCACTATCGCTGCAATCGGGGCCATCCTCATCGGCGAATACTGGGAAGCTGCCGTCGTGGTGTTCTTGTTCACGTTCGGCGGTTACCTCGAAGCACTGACGATCGACCGGACCAGGAACGCCTTACGGGCCATTATGAGCCTAACGCCTGTAACGGCGTCCGTAAGAAGGGACGGCGACATCGTCGTTGTCCCGCCCGAAGAAGTGAAGCCTGGCGAAGTGGTCGTTATCAAGCCTGGCGAGAAAATACCTGTGGACGGCAGGGTAATTAAGGGCGAAGCCCAGGTCAATCAGGCCTCCATCACAGGCGAGTCTGTGCCTGTTGGAAAGAGCCCCGGCGACCACGTGTTCAGCGGCACAGTCAACGAGGTCGGGCTCATCGACGTTGAAACAGAGCGGAGCGGCGAGGATACCA encodes:
- a CDS encoding heavy-metal-associated domain-containing protein produces the protein MEGKEQKKVVLLLDGLSCPDCAAKIGAVLKNSKGVSGVEVLYMASKVKVDYDPAVTNVENFVSLIEKLGYGVKSTKPLN